ATCGCCGCCATCCTGGAACGGATGACGTTCGCCGACGTGGTTGAACGGACGAAAGCCGCCCGGGCCTGCGCGGCGAGACGCCTGAGCCGCGGACGCCGCCGGCCGTCGGAGGCCTGAGGCTTCATGATCAATGAGTCAGGGCCGGGAATCGCTTGTGAGTTAATAGTCGACTATGACAATAGACTATATAGACAAAGAGATGCGGAGATGACATGAAGACGAACAAAGCGATTTTTCTTCTCGCCTGGGCCCTCCCCGCTTTGGGGCTGATCGCCTCCGCCCAGGATAAAGCCGCCGCGTCCGCCGTGACGGCGGCCGAGCCGCTGAAGATTTCCGGGTACGCGCAGGTTTTGTCGACCACTCAGAGCGCCGGGGTGGACGGTCTCTCCGTCCGCCGGGTGCGTTTGGCCCTGGCCGGCGAGATCTCCAAGACGATCAAGATCAAGGCCGAGATCGATGCCCTCAAGAGTCCGGCCCTCATCGATGCCCAGATCGATTGGACGCCTGCGGCCGCCGCGGGGCTGCGGATCGGCCAGTTCAAGGTCCCGTTCAGCCTGGAAAACATGACCTCGACTTCGGATCTCGATTGGATCAACCTGGCCCAGGCGGTCTCGAAGCTCGTCCCCGGCCAGGACAATTCGTCCAACGGCCGCGACATCGGCCTTGCCCTGACCGGCAAGGCTTCGCTGTTCGAATACTATCTCGGCGTCTTCAACGGCGCCGGGATCAACAAGGCCGACACCAACGACCAGAAAGACATCGCCGCGCGGCTCGTCGTCCGCCCCCTTTCCGGTCTCGCGCTGGGCGCCTCCCTTTATAACGGGTGCCATTCGGCGACCGCCGGAGCCGCCCCCGTCACCCGGGATCGGGCCGGCTTCGAGGCCGCCTGGGTTTCGCCGACGCTCTCCCTCAAAGCCGAGCTCATCCGGGCCGCCGATGCGGCGATTCATAAGCAGGGCTGGTACGCCCAGGCCGGATATTTCGTCCTGCCCAAGAAAATCCAAGCCTTGATCCGGTTCGATTCTTTGGACGTCAACCGCGACCAAGCGACCGATCGAGTCGATATCGCCTCCGCCGGCCTGACCTGGTTCATCGTCGGCAAGACCAAGATCCAAGTCAATTACGAGCACACTCGCAACGAGGCGGGCGCGGTGCTGAATCGCGCCTTCCTGGTCAAGCTGCAGATCGGATACTGAAATCAATCGCGGAGATCAACCATGAAAAAGACGCTCGTCCTC
This genomic interval from Candidatus Aminicenantes bacterium contains the following:
- a CDS encoding porin produces the protein MKTNKAIFLLAWALPALGLIASAQDKAAASAVTAAEPLKISGYAQVLSTTQSAGVDGLSVRRVRLALAGEISKTIKIKAEIDALKSPALIDAQIDWTPAAAAGLRIGQFKVPFSLENMTSTSDLDWINLAQAVSKLVPGQDNSSNGRDIGLALTGKASLFEYYLGVFNGAGINKADTNDQKDIAARLVVRPLSGLALGASLYNGCHSATAGAAPVTRDRAGFEAAWVSPTLSLKAELIRAADAAIHKQGWYAQAGYFVLPKKIQALIRFDSLDVNRDQATDRVDIASAGLTWFIVGKTKIQVNYEHTRNEAGAVLNRAFLVKLQIGY